The following are encoded together in the Janthinobacterium sp. Marseille genome:
- a CDS encoding PepSY domain-containing protein, translating into MSIAARAKRLTYLFHRWTGVAACVLMALWFISGIVMLFVGYPKLTPWERLQALPALQTQDCCVPLDKVLAHSKAPGAVQEIVLTSIRQHPYYRLREGKGSYLIIDAHSGKPAPAMDTEAALAGARAFIPHADAHYLGTVQEDRWTHARSLDVHRPLHQVQMDDGAHSLLYLSDATGQVVMDAPRAQRMWNYVGAWLYWLYMFRDKPVDPVWSWIVIVLSAIGTVTAVTGTLAGIWRWRFRGRYKSGARTPYREAYLHWHHIIGLSFAAIIFTWIFSGLMSMNPLGVFDARGEKPNSAAYRGATPGAMHLPLNATQALDLLNDVHFRATEMEWRVLDGRPYLLARNAANATRLIVNEGGNYKVRERWSDVELLQAAKRLLPAPILDHQVLEQYDTYYYGRQQEAMMGAAERRLPALRIRFDETHQTWVHLDPFTGDVESSSDNAQRVGRWLFAFLHSWDLPPMLQAGALRDAILILLSLGGFALCITGIVIGWRRLRIWLGQRHSAH; encoded by the coding sequence ATGAGCATAGCCGCACGCGCCAAACGCCTGACCTATTTGTTCCATCGCTGGACAGGCGTGGCTGCGTGCGTGCTGATGGCTTTGTGGTTTATCAGCGGGATAGTGATGCTCTTCGTCGGCTATCCGAAGCTGACGCCGTGGGAAAGGCTGCAAGCCTTGCCCGCGTTACAGACACAGGATTGTTGCGTACCGCTGGACAAGGTACTGGCACACAGCAAGGCACCCGGGGCCGTGCAAGAAATCGTCCTGACTTCAATTCGCCAGCATCCATACTATCGGCTGCGTGAAGGCAAGGGCAGTTATCTGATAATCGATGCGCACAGCGGCAAACCGGCACCCGCTATGGATACAGAAGCGGCCCTGGCCGGTGCCCGCGCTTTCATCCCGCATGCCGACGCGCACTATCTCGGCACAGTGCAGGAAGATCGCTGGACCCATGCGCGCTCACTCGATGTGCATCGACCCTTGCACCAGGTACAAATGGATGATGGGGCACACAGCCTGCTGTACCTGTCGGATGCGACCGGGCAAGTTGTCATGGATGCGCCACGCGCACAAAGGATGTGGAATTACGTCGGGGCGTGGCTGTATTGGCTGTATATGTTCCGTGACAAACCGGTGGACCCGGTCTGGAGCTGGATCGTCATCGTGCTCTCTGCGATCGGTACGGTGACAGCTGTTACCGGTACGCTGGCCGGCATCTGGCGCTGGCGTTTCCGCGGACGCTATAAATCCGGTGCACGCACGCCTTATCGCGAAGCCTATCTGCACTGGCACCACATCATAGGCTTGAGCTTTGCCGCGATTATCTTTACCTGGATTTTCAGCGGCCTGATGTCGATGAATCCGCTTGGTGTTTTCGATGCCCGCGGTGAAAAGCCAAACAGCGCCGCCTATCGTGGTGCAACACCGGGTGCAATGCACTTGCCACTCAATGCAACACAGGCACTCGACTTACTGAACGACGTACACTTTCGCGCAACTGAAATGGAATGGCGTGTACTCGACGGTCGCCCTTATCTGCTGGCACGCAATGCTGCGAATGCGACCCGCCTGATCGTCAATGAAGGTGGCAACTATAAAGTGCGCGAACGATGGAGCGATGTGGAATTGCTGCAGGCGGCAAAACGTTTATTGCCTGCGCCCATCCTCGACCACCAGGTACTTGAACAATACGACACTTATTACTATGGTCGCCAACAGGAAGCGATGATGGGTGCCGCCGAACGACGCCTGCCCGCATTGCGCATACGCTTTGACGAAACGCACCAGACGTGGGTGCATCTTGATCCGTTTACCGGTGATGTCGAAAGCAGTTCGGACAATGCACAACGCGTAGGGCGCTGGCTGTTCGCCTTCCTGCATAGCTGGGACTTGCCGCCCATGCTGCAAGCCGGTGCCTTGCGCGATGCGATCCTGATCCTGCTTAGCCTGGGTGGATTCGCACTGTGCATTACCGGTATCGTCATCGGCTGGCGTCGCTTGCGCATCTGGTTGGGACAGCGCCACAGTGCGCATTGA
- a CDS encoding DUF2946 domain-containing protein — MTTWIACFAILLASLAPSISHAVAAAKGAPNAWVEICTVDGNKLMMVDQDQNTQTPKPAEKTTHFEHCAFCMTHAGSVGLPPPADFVMPVVSGDHILPPLYYQASRPLFAWAVAQPRAPPAVS; from the coding sequence ATGACCACCTGGATCGCATGTTTTGCGATCCTGCTGGCATCGCTTGCGCCTTCGATTTCACATGCGGTTGCCGCTGCCAAAGGCGCACCCAATGCATGGGTTGAGATTTGTACGGTAGATGGCAACAAGCTGATGATGGTCGACCAGGACCAGAATACGCAAACGCCGAAACCGGCAGAAAAAACCACCCACTTCGAACACTGTGCGTTCTGTATGACGCACGCTGGCTCGGTAGGCTTGCCGCCGCCAGCCGACTTCGTGATGCCGGTTGTCAGCGGCGATCACATCCTTCCTCCGCTGTATTACCAGGCATCACGTCCGCTGTTCGCCTGGGCTGTTGCACAACCCCGCGCTCCCCCGGCTGTTTCCTGA
- a CDS encoding PQQ-dependent sugar dehydrogenase: MDIQLSSTRLLAALLIFAPALALAQGGTNLRTEVLAQDLEHPWALAFIGDGRILVTERTGDMRIVQAGVPVSAPLSGLPKIEVGGQGGLLDVITDSKFAENRTIYFCYSEEANTRTGGNGNSTALASARLSNDLKKLEQVKVLFSQKPKFASRAHFGCRIVERADGTLFLTLGDRFSRMQDAQTLDNHHGKVIRIRKDGSVPPDNPYVSKAGALPEIWSIGHRNSQGAALGPDGRLWTHEHGPQGGDEINRPEAGKNYGWPVITYGENYGGGKIGAGLTTQAGMEQPLYQWTPSIAPSGMAFLHSTRYGKTWQGNLFVGSLKFRYLARLELKDGKVVREERLLPNLEQRVRDVREGPDGLLYILTDESRGQLIRLLPAN; the protein is encoded by the coding sequence ATGGATATCCAACTTTCAAGTACCCGCCTGCTGGCAGCCCTATTGATCTTCGCACCGGCCCTTGCACTCGCCCAGGGCGGCACCAATCTGCGCACCGAAGTGCTGGCGCAAGACCTTGAGCATCCGTGGGCGCTCGCCTTCATAGGTGACGGCCGCATACTGGTGACGGAGCGGACCGGGGATATGCGCATCGTGCAGGCAGGTGTACCGGTATCCGCGCCCTTGAGCGGCTTGCCGAAAATAGAAGTCGGTGGACAGGGTGGCTTGCTGGATGTAATCACCGATAGCAAGTTCGCTGAAAACCGTACGATTTATTTTTGTTATAGCGAAGAAGCAAATACCCGTACCGGTGGCAACGGCAATTCGACCGCCCTCGCATCGGCGCGCCTGTCGAATGATTTGAAGAAACTGGAACAGGTGAAAGTCCTGTTCAGCCAGAAGCCGAAATTCGCCAGCCGCGCACACTTCGGTTGCCGCATCGTCGAGCGAGCTGACGGTACCTTATTCCTGACACTCGGCGACCGTTTCAGCCGCATGCAGGATGCACAGACGCTGGATAACCATCACGGCAAAGTCATACGCATCCGCAAGGATGGTTCGGTACCGCCGGACAATCCCTATGTCAGCAAAGCCGGCGCGCTGCCGGAAATCTGGAGCATAGGGCATCGCAACTCGCAGGGTGCGGCACTGGGACCGGATGGGCGATTATGGACGCATGAACACGGTCCGCAAGGTGGTGATGAAATCAACCGGCCGGAAGCAGGGAAGAACTACGGCTGGCCTGTCATTACCTATGGTGAAAATTATGGGGGCGGCAAAATCGGTGCCGGCCTGACGACACAAGCCGGCATGGAACAACCGCTGTACCAATGGACGCCATCGATTGCGCCGTCCGGCATGGCTTTCCTGCATAGCACGCGCTATGGCAAGACGTGGCAGGGCAATCTGTTTGTCGGTTCGCTCAAGTTCCGTTACCTGGCACGGCTGGAACTCAAGGATGGCAAAGTCGTACGCGAAGAACGACTATTGCCGAATCTCGAACAAAGGGTACGCGATGTACGCGAAGGACCGGATGGCTTGCTTTACATCCTGACCGATGAATCACGTGGGCAACTGATACGACTGCTGCCGGCCAACTGA
- a CDS encoding ParA family protein, whose protein sequence is MTIVTVFNQKGGVGKTTTALNLAAALERRGCSPYGIDLDPQAHLSSIAGITAQSGDDTILSLFQRDRPLQELVQRSPTSGLGVIPSHMELSKVDTLFGKGYDIVNRLNATLRAEKFSTENTPVMIDCCPLIGVLSLNAIFACDCIIVPVSADHLSAKGAMQIEKTLRALEPVLKRRVNRRYLLTRFDGRRGMAWEVLKVLEEKFGADVCRTRIAENVSLAESPAHNKTIFEHAPNSRGAQDYETLLDELLADGFIQQPALTRNEREDIVN, encoded by the coding sequence ATGACGATAGTCACCGTTTTCAACCAGAAGGGCGGCGTGGGTAAAACCACGACGGCATTGAATCTCGCTGCTGCATTGGAGCGACGCGGTTGCAGCCCCTACGGTATCGACCTCGACCCGCAAGCCCATTTGAGTTCCATTGCCGGCATCACCGCGCAATCCGGCGACGACACCATACTCAGCCTGTTCCAGCGTGACCGTCCATTGCAGGAATTGGTACAGCGCTCACCGACCAGCGGCCTCGGCGTGATTCCTTCGCATATGGAATTGTCCAAGGTCGATACGCTCTTTGGCAAAGGCTATGACATCGTCAATCGCCTGAACGCCACGCTGCGTGCGGAAAAGTTCAGCACGGAAAATACACCGGTCATGATTGATTGTTGTCCGCTGATAGGCGTGCTGTCGCTGAATGCAATCTTTGCGTGCGATTGCATCATCGTACCGGTATCGGCCGACCACCTGTCCGCCAAAGGTGCGATGCAGATCGAGAAAACCCTGCGCGCACTGGAACCCGTCCTGAAACGACGCGTAAATCGCCGCTACCTGCTAACGCGCTTTGACGGGCGCCGAGGTATGGCGTGGGAAGTACTAAAAGTGCTGGAAGAAAAATTCGGTGCCGATGTCTGTCGCACACGCATCGCAGAGAACGTCAGTCTCGCGGAAAGTCCTGCCCATAACAAAACGATTTTCGAACATGCGCCCAATAGTCGCGGCGCTCAGGATTATGAAACCCTGCTCGATGAATTGCTAGCTGACGGCTTTATCCAGCAACCGGCCTTAACGCGAAATGAGCGAGAGGATATCGTCAACTGA
- a CDS encoding response regulator transcription factor gives MYALIIEDNPDIVANLYGFLEPLGYTLDVALSGPAGVARATSSHYDVIVLDLELPGLDGVEVCRKLRKEQRLATPILMLTARDTVKDKLVGFEVGADDYLVKPFSLVELEARLKALVRRARNETVEHILEFGELRLDLSRGEARRAGHKLALTPTGYKLLEALLRKAPALITREEILREIWGDDPPDSDALRTHIHALRQAMDRPFATPMLRTLPGSGYRLINNDES, from the coding sequence GTGTACGCACTGATCATCGAAGATAATCCCGATATCGTCGCCAATCTCTACGGCTTCCTCGAGCCCCTCGGCTATACGCTGGACGTTGCGCTGAGCGGCCCCGCCGGCGTGGCCCGTGCCACCAGTTCCCACTACGATGTCATCGTGCTCGACCTCGAATTGCCGGGTCTCGATGGCGTCGAAGTCTGCCGCAAATTACGCAAGGAACAACGGCTGGCGACGCCGATACTGATGCTGACCGCGCGCGATACCGTGAAAGACAAACTGGTCGGCTTCGAAGTCGGTGCCGATGATTATCTGGTCAAACCTTTTTCCCTGGTCGAACTGGAAGCGCGCCTCAAGGCGCTGGTCAGGCGTGCGCGCAATGAAACCGTGGAACACATCCTGGAATTCGGCGAGTTACGCCTTGACCTCAGCCGCGGCGAAGCCCGGCGGGCCGGGCATAAGCTGGCTTTGACGCCGACTGGCTACAAACTCCTGGAAGCGCTGCTGCGCAAGGCGCCTGCACTGATTACCCGCGAAGAAATCCTGCGTGAAATCTGGGGCGATGATCCACCAGACAGCGATGCGCTGCGTACCCACATCCATGCGCTGCGACAAGCGATGGATCGTCCCTTTGCCACACCCATGCTGCGCACCCTGCCGGGTAGCGGCTATCGCCTGATCAATAACGATGAAAGCTAG
- a CDS encoding copper chaperone PCu(A)C — protein MNKFLLASLLSLACASAIAQVSVNDAWVRATVPQQKATGAFMQLNSVSGTRLIDARSPVARAEIHEMAVQDHVMRMRQISGLDLPAGQTVALKPGGFHIMFFDLKQPVREGDVIPLTLTFEDKDKKRETLELQVPARALNSAAKH, from the coding sequence ATGAACAAGTTTTTACTCGCTTCATTGCTGAGTCTCGCCTGCGCATCGGCTATCGCACAAGTCTCCGTTAACGATGCCTGGGTACGCGCCACCGTGCCGCAACAAAAAGCCACCGGTGCCTTCATGCAATTGAACAGCGTCAGCGGCACACGCCTGATAGATGCGCGTTCACCTGTCGCACGTGCGGAGATCCATGAAATGGCGGTGCAGGACCACGTCATGCGCATGCGCCAGATAAGCGGCCTGGATCTACCGGCTGGCCAGACCGTCGCGCTGAAGCCGGGCGGTTTTCACATTATGTTTTTCGACCTGAAACAGCCGGTCAGGGAAGGCGATGTGATTCCGCTCACACTGACATTTGAAGACAAAGACAAGAAGCGCGAAACACTGGAACTGCAAGTTCCGGCCCGCGCACTCAATAGCGCCGCCAAACACTGA
- a CDS encoding phosphoethanolamine--lipid A transferase, producing the protein MKPSQTVGNPGAVLEVSGNRHFFYTPFTFIARLPAIGVERLAILASLFFSLTCNYLFFAAALANRDWTHPASWLFAGALFVAITALQSVGLLVLLNRWTAKPLLIVLFLVTAAASYYMNKYTVFFNTEMVRNILRTDVKEASELFSLNFCIHIFIFGVLPSLLVWKLRLRTTPLRRAILMRLLYIVGALAVTVGATMLIFQDFSSLMRNQKEVRFLITPSNYLFSLTRVVAADTAQANTPKIKISDDAKLAAGWGARTKPMLFVLVVGETTRAANWGLNGYEHQTTPELSKLDVVNFPHATSCGTNTEVSVPCMFSIYGRHNYDEAKIRSHESLLHIIDKVGVKTVWRDNQAGCKGVCDGLEEQMLSDSKHPALCDGERCLDEIMLEGMDGVVQKAGNGNLFVVLHQLGNHGPAYYRRYPGTMRTFTPTCDTADLSKCNREQITNSYDNGVLYTDHFLAKTISYLKSQTSYDTAMLYLSDHGESLGEHGIYLHGLPYSIAPKEQTEVPMVMWMSPGFAASFGVNKDCLQRRAGNPVSQDNLFHSILGMLQIESRYYDKELDMTAGCRA; encoded by the coding sequence TTGAAACCTTCCCAAACTGTCGGCAATCCCGGTGCAGTATTAGAGGTCAGTGGCAATCGCCACTTCTTTTATACCCCCTTTACTTTCATTGCCCGCCTACCCGCCATAGGCGTTGAAAGGCTGGCCATCCTTGCGAGCCTGTTCTTTTCGCTGACGTGCAATTACCTGTTCTTTGCCGCGGCGCTGGCCAATCGTGACTGGACGCATCCCGCTTCATGGCTCTTTGCGGGCGCACTGTTTGTAGCGATCACCGCACTGCAAAGCGTGGGCCTGCTGGTGCTGCTTAATCGCTGGACTGCCAAACCGCTGTTGATCGTATTGTTCCTGGTGACGGCCGCCGCCTCCTATTACATGAACAAGTACACCGTGTTCTTTAATACGGAAATGGTGAGGAACATCCTGCGCACCGACGTCAAGGAAGCCAGCGAACTCTTCTCACTGAATTTCTGCATCCATATATTTATCTTTGGTGTACTGCCGAGCCTGCTGGTGTGGAAGCTGCGTCTGCGCACCACGCCGCTACGTCGGGCGATCCTCATGCGCCTCTTGTATATAGTTGGCGCACTCGCCGTCACGGTCGGCGCCACCATGTTGATCTTCCAGGATTTTTCTTCATTGATGCGCAACCAAAAGGAAGTGCGCTTCCTGATCACGCCGAGCAATTATCTGTTTTCACTGACGCGCGTCGTAGCGGCCGATACCGCACAGGCGAATACGCCGAAAATCAAGATCAGCGACGACGCCAAGCTGGCTGCAGGCTGGGGTGCTCGCACCAAACCCATGCTATTTGTCCTGGTAGTCGGTGAAACCACACGCGCCGCGAACTGGGGTTTGAACGGTTATGAACACCAGACCACGCCTGAACTCAGCAAACTGGATGTCGTGAATTTCCCGCACGCCACTTCATGCGGTACCAATACCGAAGTGTCGGTACCCTGCATGTTTTCCATCTATGGCCGCCATAACTATGACGAAGCCAAGATACGCAGCCATGAATCGCTGCTGCACATCATCGACAAGGTCGGTGTCAAAACCGTATGGCGCGACAACCAGGCCGGTTGCAAAGGTGTATGCGACGGACTGGAAGAACAAATGCTGAGCGACAGCAAGCATCCGGCGCTATGCGACGGCGAGCGCTGCCTGGACGAAATCATGCTGGAAGGTATGGATGGTGTAGTGCAGAAGGCGGGGAATGGCAACCTCTTCGTCGTGCTGCACCAATTGGGCAATCACGGACCCGCTTACTACCGCCGCTATCCAGGCACGATGCGCACCTTCACGCCGACTTGCGATACCGCGGACCTGAGCAAATGCAATCGCGAGCAAATTACCAATAGCTACGACAACGGTGTGCTCTATACCGATCACTTCCTGGCAAAAACGATCTCCTACCTGAAGTCGCAAACTTCGTATGACACCGCCATGTTGTACCTGTCAGACCATGGCGAATCACTGGGCGAACATGGCATTTATTTGCACGGCTTGCCATATTCAATCGCACCGAAAGAACAGACTGAAGTGCCAATGGTGATGTGGATGTCGCCGGGCTTTGCGGCCAGCTTTGGCGTGAACAAGGATTGCCTGCAGCGACGCGCCGGCAATCCTGTCAGCCAGGATAATCTGTTCCACTCGATACTCGGGATGCTGCAAATTGAATCCAGGTATTACGACAAGGAACTCGATATGACGGCAGGCTGCCGCGCCTAA
- a CDS encoding TonB-dependent receptor yields the protein MQTPASVSVITREQLEQRGDANLVDAITRSAGISGMGHPGNSGSSLSARGFTDTTSVMRLYDGTRQYGGVGVSFPFDTWSIDRIEVLRGPASVIYGDGAIGAVVNVIPKKPTRGPIQNEVQATIGTDNTQRLGFGSGGAINDKLSYRVDLSGDRSDGWVDMGDSRNLSFSGALQLDVSADFRLKLSYAQGRQEPMRYFGTPLINGQQLEALRKKNYNVSDSKIQYDDRWTELSAEWTPNADTTVRSKLYYIDSKRQWRNAEAYNYDAASGLIKRSDDTQIMHDQTQIGNTTDATFRGHLFGLKNQVSVGFDVSASSFQHTNNTYKGTPNPANVDPYNPIPGYFISDEAYIPRYRNKADQYSVFAENRLELNDKWSVLGGLRYDHADVSRTDLVSGTPAFDQKYSNVGWRLGTVYNIEPDTALYAQYSEAADPVGGLLMITAANSKFDLSTGKQIEVGVKQAFWGKKGEWTLAAYNIKKNNLLSRDTTNPALRIQVGQQSSTGLEGTLALAFAPGWQLDANAAILRAKFDDFNDSVGGVAVSRSGNVPPNVAERLANVWLSWNFVPDWTASGGLRYVGKRYADNANTLVMPAYTTTDLALQWKASRDTTLTLRGFNVFDKQYFTTAYYSGTQWFNGPGRRIELTANYRF from the coding sequence ATGCAGACCCCGGCCAGCGTCAGTGTCATCACACGTGAACAACTGGAACAACGCGGCGATGCCAATCTGGTCGACGCCATTACACGCAGCGCCGGCATCAGCGGCATGGGCCATCCCGGCAACAGCGGCTCCTCGCTTTCCGCACGTGGCTTCACCGATACCACTTCCGTCATGCGCCTGTATGACGGCACCCGGCAGTATGGCGGCGTAGGCGTGTCCTTTCCTTTCGATACATGGTCTATCGATCGCATCGAAGTACTGCGTGGCCCGGCCTCCGTGATTTACGGCGATGGCGCCATCGGTGCAGTGGTGAATGTGATTCCGAAAAAGCCCACACGCGGCCCGATACAAAATGAAGTACAAGCCACCATAGGCACTGACAATACGCAACGCCTCGGCTTTGGCAGCGGCGGTGCAATCAATGACAAGTTGTCCTACCGCGTCGATCTGAGCGGCGACCGTTCCGATGGCTGGGTCGATATGGGCGACTCCCGCAACCTGAGTTTTTCCGGTGCCTTGCAGCTGGATGTGTCGGCCGACTTCCGCCTCAAGCTCAGCTACGCACAAGGTCGGCAGGAACCAATGCGTTACTTCGGTACGCCGCTGATCAACGGACAACAACTGGAAGCGCTGCGCAAGAAAAATTACAACGTCAGTGACAGCAAGATCCAATACGATGATCGCTGGACGGAGCTATCCGCCGAGTGGACACCGAATGCCGACACGACGGTGCGCAGCAAACTGTATTACATAGATAGCAAACGTCAATGGCGGAATGCGGAAGCATACAACTACGATGCAGCCAGTGGTTTGATCAAACGATCCGACGATACGCAAATCATGCATGACCAGACGCAGATCGGTAATACAACAGATGCCACTTTCCGCGGCCATCTGTTCGGCTTGAAGAATCAGGTATCTGTAGGTTTTGATGTGAGCGCCAGTTCATTCCAGCATACAAATAATACGTATAAGGGAACCCCAAATCCTGCGAACGTTGATCCCTACAATCCGATACCCGGTTACTTTATAAGCGATGAAGCTTACATCCCGCGCTATCGCAACAAAGCTGACCAGTACTCCGTCTTCGCCGAGAACCGGCTGGAGCTGAACGACAAATGGTCAGTACTCGGCGGCTTGCGTTACGACCATGCCGATGTATCGCGTACCGACCTGGTGAGCGGCACGCCTGCCTTCGATCAAAAGTATTCAAACGTGGGCTGGCGTCTCGGCACCGTTTACAACATCGAACCCGACACCGCGCTTTACGCGCAGTATTCTGAGGCAGCAGATCCGGTTGGCGGCTTGCTGATGATTACAGCTGCCAACAGCAAGTTCGACCTGTCTACCGGCAAACAAATCGAAGTCGGCGTCAAACAGGCCTTCTGGGGCAAGAAGGGTGAATGGACGCTGGCCGCTTACAACATCAAGAAAAACAATCTGCTCAGCCGTGATACGACCAACCCTGCATTGCGCATCCAGGTGGGACAACAGTCATCTACCGGCCTCGAAGGAACACTGGCACTGGCGTTTGCACCGGGCTGGCAACTCGATGCAAACGCCGCGATCCTGCGTGCCAAGTTTGATGACTTCAACGACTCCGTCGGTGGTGTTGCCGTATCGCGCTCCGGCAATGTCCCGCCGAATGTCGCCGAACGCCTGGCCAATGTCTGGCTCAGCTGGAACTTCGTTCCCGACTGGACTGCCAGCGGCGGCCTGCGTTATGTCGGCAAGCGTTATGCCGATAATGCGAACACACTGGTGATGCCTGCTTACACCACGACTGACCTTGCACTGCAGTGGAAAGCATCACGCGATACGACGCTGACGCTGCGCGGCTTCAATGTGTTCGACAAACAGTACTTCACGACGGCTTACTACTCCGGTACACAATGGTTTAACGGCCCCGGACGTCGTATCGAGCTGACCGCGAACTACCGCTTCTGA
- a CDS encoding DUF6139 family protein has protein sequence MRIDIYRRAENAGHFSYLAVPEGKLLPEEVVNTDWEPTDRSVDLEDNAKHLADFAIDDPIEQISAKGYAITSVKNLASEPPRS, from the coding sequence ATGCGCATAGATATATATCGAAGAGCTGAAAATGCAGGCCATTTTTCTTACCTCGCCGTACCTGAAGGTAAGTTGTTGCCGGAAGAAGTCGTCAACACCGATTGGGAACCAACCGACCGCAGCGTTGACCTGGAAGACAATGCCAAGCATCTGGCGGATTTTGCGATTGATGATCCAATCGAACAAATCAGCGCCAAAGGGTATGCAATCACCAGCGTGAAAAATCTGGCGAGCGAACCGCCGCGCTCCTGA
- a CDS encoding DUF1653 domain-containing protein encodes MQFRHFKGGVYDFVCAAKLESDPTITMIVYTAADGSFWTRPESVFFEKIEHNGKTVQRFTPIDDTAA; translated from the coding sequence ATGCAATTCAGACATTTCAAAGGCGGCGTCTACGACTTCGTATGCGCAGCCAAACTGGAATCCGATCCGACGATAACGATGATCGTTTATACCGCGGCGGATGGTTCCTTCTGGACGCGTCCGGAAAGCGTGTTCTTTGAAAAAATTGAACACAATGGCAAGACCGTGCAACGCTTCACGCCGATAGACGATACAGCCGCCTAA
- a CDS encoding HAMP domain-containing sensor histidine kinase — MKASQSLKNRIAGSFVLLAFVLCSFFTLAAYTAVELAESQLIDHNLDKLATNLITQHINKITLELPPDISFYVDDDIPPAFRHLPNGIHEIETGETEVHLVVRDIGQQRFVVVDDTSDFENTELLIFISLGVGFVTSILLSIGLGLASAKRIVAPVTALAAAVERNDAPSDLPSLDKENEIGILARAFAKRTDELQRFLADEKLFTGDVSHELRTPLTIMLGASELLKTKLADTPDELAVAERIRRVASEASERVGALLLLSQSPDMLGGSQLSLTHLIEREIERCQQLLADKPVELQFHAPQDAWVYARPELAGIAIGNLLRNACQYTEKGSVKVWLSADKLIIEDNGPGIPENVRSRLFDRFVRGHDNQHVGSGLGLAIVKRVVDHMGWEIRYENPEAGGSRFIVTFTNDSK, encoded by the coding sequence ATGAAAGCTAGTCAATCCCTCAAGAACCGCATCGCCGGTTCCTTTGTCCTGCTGGCATTTGTCCTGTGCAGCTTCTTTACCCTGGCTGCATATACCGCCGTCGAGCTGGCCGAGTCGCAACTGATAGACCACAACCTGGATAAGCTGGCGACCAACCTGATCACCCAGCACATCAATAAAATCACACTGGAGCTGCCACCGGATATCAGTTTTTACGTCGATGACGATATCCCGCCTGCGTTCCGCCACCTGCCCAATGGCATACACGAAATTGAAACCGGCGAAACCGAGGTGCACCTAGTGGTACGCGACATCGGCCAGCAACGCTTTGTGGTCGTCGACGATACCAGTGATTTTGAAAATACCGAGTTGCTCATCTTTATCTCACTCGGCGTCGGATTTGTGACCAGTATCCTGCTCTCGATCGGGCTGGGGCTCGCGTCGGCCAAACGCATAGTCGCACCGGTCACCGCGCTGGCAGCGGCGGTAGAACGCAATGACGCACCATCCGACCTGCCATCCCTCGATAAGGAAAATGAAATCGGTATCCTGGCGCGTGCATTTGCCAAGCGTACCGATGAATTGCAACGCTTCCTCGCCGATGAAAAATTATTTACCGGTGACGTCAGCCACGAGTTACGTACGCCGCTGACCATCATGCTCGGCGCATCCGAGCTGCTGAAAACCAAACTGGCGGACACGCCTGATGAGCTGGCGGTTGCCGAACGCATACGCCGTGTGGCCAGCGAAGCCTCGGAGCGGGTAGGTGCATTGTTACTGCTCTCGCAATCGCCGGATATGCTGGGCGGCTCGCAATTGTCGCTAACGCATCTGATAGAACGTGAAATTGAACGTTGCCAGCAACTGTTAGCCGACAAACCGGTAGAACTGCAATTCCATGCGCCCCAAGACGCCTGGGTCTATGCCCGCCCGGAACTGGCCGGGATCGCAATCGGCAACCTGCTGCGCAATGCCTGCCAGTACACCGAAAAAGGCAGCGTCAAGGTATGGCTGTCGGCCGATAAGCTAATCATCGAGGATAACGGTCCCGGCATTCCGGAAAATGTACGCAGCCGTTTATTCGACCGCTTCGTGCGCGGCCATGACAATCAGCACGTGGGCTCAGGCCTGGGCCTGGCAATTGTGAAACGGGTGGTCGACCATATGGGCTGGGAAATCCGGTACGAAAACCCGGAAGCTGGCGGCAGCCGCTTTATTGTCACTTTCACAAACGACAGCAAGTAA